The Heyndrickxia vini genome contains a region encoding:
- a CDS encoding GAF domain-containing protein has product MFHSTKYDGTRSDQYALVKKQLKALIEDEPNQIANLSNASALLNQFLERINWVGFYLMEGNELILGPFQGLPACVRIPIGRGVCGTAVQERKTLRVSDVNQFPGHIACDSASQSEIVIPIIKNDSVIGVLDIDSPETNRFDETDEIHLKEFVEILETYL; this is encoded by the coding sequence ATGTTTCATTCGACAAAATATGATGGAACACGATCAGATCAGTATGCATTAGTAAAAAAGCAGCTAAAGGCATTAATCGAAGACGAACCCAATCAAATCGCTAATTTAAGTAATGCTTCTGCACTACTGAACCAATTTCTAGAGCGTATTAATTGGGTTGGCTTTTATTTAATGGAAGGGAACGAACTAATACTAGGTCCTTTTCAAGGATTGCCAGCATGTGTTCGAATTCCAATTGGTAGAGGTGTTTGCGGGACAGCTGTTCAAGAAAGAAAAACATTAAGAGTGTCTGATGTAAATCAATTTCCCGGACATATTGCATGTGACTCTGCATCACAATCAGAAATCGTCATTCCTATCATTAAAAACGATTCAGTCATTGGCGTTTTAGATATTGATAGTCCGGAAACAAATCGATTTGATGAGACAGACGAAATACACTTGAAAGAATTTGTTGAAATTTTGGAGACATATTTATAA
- the tyrS gene encoding tyrosine--tRNA ligase: protein MSLLEDLQWRGIIYQQTDEEGIKEVLDKDKISLYCGVDPTADSMHIGHLLPFLTLRRFQQKGHCPIVLVGGATGLIGDPSGKKEERKLQTIETVDQNVRGLKKQLEHIFDFEGENGAIMVNNYDWNGTMDLVTFLRDYGKHIGVNYMLAKDTIASRLDTGISFTEFTYTILQAIDFFHLYQNHNCRMQIGGSDQWGNITTGLELIRKMSPETDKAFGLTIPLVTKADGTKFGKTEGGSIWLDPEKTSPYEFYQFWINTADADVIKYLKFFTFLSREEIEGLEKAVQEEPHLRKAQKALAEEMTRLIHGEDALEQAMKITQALFSGEVKNLTADEIKQGFKDVPSFDYKGNEEIALVDLLIEAKIAPSKRQAREDIQNGAVYINGERNSNVEYILSKNDRIEDQFTVIRRGKKKYFLIRY, encoded by the coding sequence ATGAGTTTGTTAGAAGATTTACAGTGGAGAGGGATTATTTATCAACAAACAGATGAAGAAGGAATTAAAGAGGTCCTAGATAAGGACAAAATTTCGTTATACTGTGGGGTTGACCCGACAGCTGATAGTATGCATATCGGTCATTTGCTTCCGTTTCTTACATTAAGAAGATTTCAACAAAAAGGACATTGCCCAATCGTGCTTGTCGGTGGTGCTACTGGACTAATTGGAGATCCAAGTGGTAAGAAAGAGGAAAGAAAGCTTCAAACTATAGAAACTGTTGACCAAAATGTTCGAGGACTTAAAAAACAGTTAGAACATATTTTTGACTTCGAAGGGGAAAATGGCGCAATCATGGTGAATAACTATGATTGGAATGGTACGATGGATCTTGTAACGTTTTTAAGAGACTATGGGAAGCACATTGGTGTAAATTATATGTTGGCAAAGGATACAATTGCTTCACGTCTCGATACGGGAATATCGTTTACTGAATTTACCTACACCATTTTACAGGCAATTGACTTTTTCCATCTCTACCAAAATCACAACTGCAGAATGCAAATTGGTGGAAGTGATCAATGGGGAAATATCACAACAGGCCTAGAACTTATTCGAAAAATGAGCCCAGAAACAGATAAAGCGTTCGGATTGACAATCCCATTAGTGACAAAGGCAGATGGAACAAAATTCGGAAAAACAGAAGGCGGGTCCATCTGGCTTGATCCAGAAAAAACATCCCCATATGAATTCTATCAATTTTGGATTAATACTGCGGACGCTGATGTTATTAAATATCTCAAGTTCTTTACGTTTTTATCACGAGAAGAGATTGAAGGATTAGAAAAAGCTGTGCAAGAGGAACCACATTTACGTAAAGCGCAAAAAGCATTAGCTGAAGAAATGACTCGCTTAATTCATGGAGAAGATGCTTTAGAGCAAGCAATGAAGATTACACAAGCCCTTTTCAGTGGCGAGGTAAAGAATTTAACTGCGGATGAAATTAAGCAAGGATTTAAAGATGTTCCATCTTTTGATTATAAAGGCAATGAAGAAATCGCACTTGTTGATTTATTAATCGAAGCCAAAATCGCGCCATCAAAACGCCAAGCCCGGGAAGATATTCAAAATGGTGCCGTTTATATTAATGGAGAAAGAAATTCAAATGTCGAATATATTTTGTCAAAGAATGATCGGATAGAAGATCAATTTACGGTCATAAGAAGAGGGAAGAAGAAGTATTTCTTAATTCGCTATTAA
- the ezrA gene encoding septation ring formation regulator EzrA: MVLVIGAIVIVLIFLVFGFITRKKYYKEIDKLEAWKIDIMNRPVVDELGKVKQLNMTGETEELFERWRKSWDDIVAVELPDIEDFLFDSEEFTDKFRFKKAKESNLKIETILTNVEGKIESILAELRDLIGSEEESRVEMEELSNKYKMIKKTLLIERHVYGKSIQNLEMKLDAISAKFHHFTELTGNGDYLKGREVIIVVKDEVQILIEKVAKIPELITEVTSILPSQLNEIDEGYKEMKEQGFILDHLQIDKEIESLRKSLQTYEELLEKTDVNEVDTGIAELKEKIDILYELLEKEVNAKHFILKHHENTKDELTLVKETNEKMKEETNFVKQSYQLLEGELEIPNSLDKQLGKLIKRFNTLEVKIIDDGSAYTILSDELTEIRDAIEKVKEDQKEFTLHLQNLRKDELDAREKLTELKKKTSDALKIISKSNIPGLPNDFELFMEQVHENIQDVFKSLNEKPLNIKAIQNYLQEAINAVDGLYEKTIELVETVVLVEKVIQYGNRYRARNPKLAEGLRQAEEYFRSYDYHLALEEAATAVEEVEPGALKNIEEMINQEVI; the protein is encoded by the coding sequence ATGGTTTTAGTCATCGGTGCAATCGTAATTGTACTCATATTCTTAGTATTTGGATTTATTACGAGAAAGAAATATTATAAAGAGATTGATAAATTAGAAGCTTGGAAAATCGATATAATGAATCGCCCAGTCGTTGACGAGTTGGGAAAAGTAAAGCAGCTAAACATGACAGGTGAAACGGAAGAATTATTTGAAAGATGGAGAAAATCCTGGGATGATATTGTTGCTGTTGAACTTCCAGATATTGAGGATTTTCTTTTTGACTCCGAAGAATTTACAGATAAGTTCCGTTTTAAAAAAGCAAAAGAATCGAATTTGAAAATCGAAACCATTTTAACGAACGTGGAAGGTAAGATCGAATCGATTTTGGCGGAATTAAGAGATTTAATTGGCAGTGAAGAAGAAAGCCGCGTTGAAATGGAAGAATTGAGTAACAAGTATAAAATGATAAAAAAGACGCTATTAATTGAGCGGCATGTATATGGTAAGTCCATTCAAAATTTAGAAATGAAACTGGATGCTATTTCTGCAAAATTTCATCATTTTACCGAACTGACAGGGAACGGAGATTACCTCAAAGGAAGGGAAGTAATCATTGTTGTAAAGGATGAAGTGCAAATATTAATTGAGAAAGTTGCAAAAATCCCAGAATTAATTACCGAAGTAACATCAATACTCCCTTCACAATTGAATGAAATAGACGAAGGGTATAAAGAAATGAAGGAACAAGGATTTATTTTGGATCATCTCCAAATAGATAAGGAAATAGAAAGCTTAAGGAAATCCTTGCAAACATATGAGGAATTATTGGAAAAAACAGATGTTAATGAAGTAGATACCGGAATAGCTGAACTAAAGGAAAAGATAGATATTCTTTATGAACTTTTGGAAAAAGAAGTGAACGCGAAACACTTTATACTTAAGCATCATGAGAATACAAAAGATGAATTAACTTTGGTTAAGGAAACTAATGAAAAAATGAAAGAGGAAACGAATTTTGTTAAACAAAGTTATCAACTATTAGAAGGGGAGCTTGAAATCCCTAATAGTCTTGATAAACAACTTGGAAAATTAATTAAAAGATTTAATACACTTGAAGTAAAAATAATTGATGATGGTTCTGCATATACCATTTTAAGTGACGAATTAACCGAAATTCGTGACGCAATTGAGAAAGTAAAAGAAGATCAGAAAGAATTTACACTACATCTACAAAATTTACGAAAAGATGAACTAGATGCACGAGAAAAATTAACTGAATTAAAAAAGAAAACGAGTGATGCATTAAAAATCATTTCAAAAAGCAATATTCCCGGTCTACCAAATGATTTTGAACTATTTATGGAACAAGTTCATGAAAACATTCAAGATGTTTTTAAAAGCTTAAATGAGAAGCCTTTAAATATTAAAGCAATTCAGAACTACTTACAGGAAGCGATAAATGCGGTTGATGGATTATATGAAAAAACGATAGAACTTGTAGAAACTGTGGTGTTAGTCGAAAAAGTCATTCAGTATGGAAATCGTTATCGTGCACGTAACCCGAAATTAGCTGAAGGATTGAGGCAAGCTGAAGAATATTTTAGAAGCTACGACTACCATTTAGCATTAGAGGAAGCTGCAACTGCTGTAGAAGAAGTTGAGCCGGGAGCATTGAAAAATATTGAAGAAATGATTAATCAAGAGGTAATATAG
- the rpsD gene encoding 30S ribosomal protein S4: protein MARYTGPSWKLSRRLGISLSGTGKELEKRPYAPGQHGPNQRKKLSEYGLQLQEKQKLRHMYGVNERQFHNTFLKAGKMQGKHGENFMILLESRLDNLVYRLGLARTRRQARQLVNHGHILVNGKRVDIPSYRVAPGQTIGVREKSTSLSIIKEAIEVNNFVPEYLTFDADKLEGTFTRLPERSELPAEINESFIVEFYSR from the coding sequence ATGGCTCGTTATACTGGTCCAAGTTGGAAATTATCTCGTCGTCTTGGCATTTCATTAAGCGGAACTGGTAAGGAATTAGAAAAACGTCCTTATGCACCTGGACAACATGGTCCTAACCAACGCAAAAAACTTTCTGAATATGGTCTTCAATTACAAGAGAAGCAAAAGCTTCGCCATATGTATGGAGTGAACGAACGCCAATTCCATAACACTTTCTTAAAAGCTGGAAAAATGCAAGGTAAACACGGTGAAAACTTCATGATTCTTCTTGAATCTCGTTTAGATAACCTTGTATATCGTCTTGGTTTAGCTCGTACTCGTCGTCAAGCACGTCAACTTGTAAACCACGGACATATTCTTGTAAATGGAAAACGTGTTGATATTCCATCTTACCGCGTAGCACCTGGTCAAACAATTGGTGTACGTGAAAAATCTACTAGCTTATCTATCATCAAAGAAGCTATCGAAGTAAATAACTTCGTACCTGAATACCTTACTTTTGATGCAGATAAACTTGAAGGTACTTTCACTCGTTTACCAGAACGTTCTGAATTACCAGCTGAAATTAACGAATCATTCATCGTTGAGTTCTACTCTCGTTAA
- a CDS encoding cysteine desulfurase family protein, which translates to MIYFDNSATTKPYDEVIDTFAKVSKEYYANPSSLHNFGGKVETLVNQARKQISNLLHVKDNEIYFTSGGTEGNNLAIKGTALQYRSRGNHIITTRVEHPSVYEACEQLSKLGFEITYLPVNESGQVDIQELKSSIKDNTILVSVMHVNNEMGAVQPIEEIGDLLSNYPKIIFHVDHVQGIGKVPLHLHQAKVDLCSISAHKFHGLKGSGALFIRDGLRISPLFSGGNQENKVRSGTENVSGIVTMAKALRLTEEKRKQKGTDMLMIRDYLISNLKEQSAIKVNTNPSTSAPHIVNFSAIGLKGEVIVHALEAENIYVSTTSACSSKQKSISRTLHAMGVTDEEAIGAVRISLSYDNTMDEAKIFITKLERILTKLYEVVGDTK; encoded by the coding sequence ATGATTTATTTTGATAATAGTGCGACAACGAAGCCATATGATGAGGTGATTGATACATTTGCAAAAGTGTCAAAGGAATACTACGCAAATCCTTCCTCTCTTCATAATTTTGGCGGGAAAGTAGAAACTTTAGTAAACCAAGCTAGAAAGCAAATTTCAAATCTGTTACATGTAAAGGATAATGAAATATATTTTACATCTGGTGGAACGGAAGGAAATAATTTAGCAATTAAGGGCACAGCTTTACAGTATCGTTCTCGTGGAAATCATATTATAACGACGAGGGTAGAACATCCTTCCGTATACGAAGCATGTGAACAGCTTAGTAAATTAGGTTTTGAAATTACGTATTTACCGGTAAATGAATCTGGACAAGTTGACATTCAAGAACTTAAATCTTCCATTAAGGACAATACGATACTCGTTTCGGTTATGCATGTAAATAATGAAATGGGGGCAGTTCAGCCAATTGAAGAAATTGGGGACCTTTTGTCAAATTACCCAAAAATCATATTTCATGTTGATCATGTTCAAGGAATTGGGAAGGTTCCTTTACATCTTCATCAAGCAAAAGTTGATTTATGTTCAATCTCTGCTCATAAATTCCATGGTTTAAAAGGAAGTGGCGCTCTCTTTATACGTGACGGACTACGTATTTCGCCATTATTTTCGGGTGGAAACCAGGAAAATAAAGTACGAAGTGGTACGGAGAATGTCAGTGGAATTGTAACGATGGCGAAAGCACTCCGTTTAACCGAAGAGAAACGTAAGCAAAAAGGTACAGACATGTTGATGATAAGGGATTATTTAATCTCAAACTTAAAAGAACAGTCTGCCATTAAAGTGAACACGAATCCATCAACATCCGCTCCTCATATTGTTAATTTTTCTGCAATTGGTTTAAAGGGAGAAGTCATTGTTCACGCTTTAGAAGCTGAAAATATTTATGTGTCTACGACCAGTGCTTGTTCATCTAAACAAAAATCGATAAGCAGAACACTGCATGCGATGGGAGTCACAGATGAAGAAGCGATAGGAGCTGTTCGAATAAGTTTATCTTATGACAATACAATGGATGAAGCAAAAATATTTATAACAAAATTAGAAAGAATATTAACCAAACTGTATGAAGTAGTGGGGGATACAAAATGA
- a CDS encoding transglycosylase domain-containing protein, with product MGEKMTRLLESLKKSFAIFRNRKVQKNSRITIGVIWNLLLILFIVLVVGGFFAGGVAAGYFAALVKDEPVRPYNEMKKDIYNYEETSQLYFAKNVYLGKVKSDLEREEVKIKDVSKFLKDALIATEDKYFYEHNGVVPKALFRAVFQEVTNSSTQTGGSTLTQQIIKNQILTNEVSFDRKAKEVLLALRLEKFFKKDEILEAYLNVSTFGRNSSGQNIAGVESAAEGIFGVSAKKLNLAQSAFIAGLPQSPFMYTPFTNGGKLKSKEGLEPGINRMKLVLNRMLDNGYISEKQYTDATNYNIVKDFIKPQKSPREKYPWLTYEIEDRARNIVAIILAQKDGYKEKELNKSKKLYEKYTTLADRNIRQNGYNIHTTINKKIYDKMQKAKNEFTSYGPNKTVTKIDPKTGEEKSVTEPVQIGGILIENKTGKILSFVGGRNFKKEQLNHATQARRPNGSTMKPLLVYAPAMEMGVTAPGTVIADSDTGIRSGGRAWPTNYSGRYYGLVTTREALAKSHNVTAVKVYQRTINQRPAKYLKKMGFSDLVPGDYENLATALGGLTNGVTVEENVNAYTTFANDGKFVDAYLIDKITDKDGKVIYKHKAKPVNVFSSQTTYLMLDMMRDVFRYGTAASVPSMLKFSADWAGKTGTSNDYKDSWIVASNPNVTFGTWIGYDTPSSLEAIGYEDYNIRNYRIWSKLINTAYDANPKLIDPDERFKMPSGIVQRSFCAISGMLPSEGCANAGLVKTDLFNSKYVPTETDNSLIQGKYVIIHGKKYLALDSTPAEFAQSGLILNPDFVKKLSKSGNIDPGQLIPPNDPLWKKILAPEDKISDDGKAPASIKLNASGGKLVWQASKSPDVVGYRIYSGGNKIGSIPADNHLSFSAGNGTYYVVAVDIAGKQSGPSNEVTIGANTSKDQKKNQNENSKGNDKNHTKDKKNKKKS from the coding sequence ATGGGTGAAAAAATGACTAGATTATTAGAAAGTTTAAAGAAATCATTTGCGATTTTTCGAAACAGAAAAGTACAAAAAAACTCTAGAATTACAATCGGGGTTATTTGGAATCTTTTATTAATATTATTCATTGTACTTGTCGTAGGTGGTTTTTTTGCTGGCGGTGTTGCCGCAGGTTATTTTGCAGCATTAGTTAAAGATGAACCTGTTCGTCCTTATAATGAAATGAAAAAGGACATATATAATTATGAAGAGACATCGCAACTTTATTTCGCTAAAAATGTTTATTTAGGAAAAGTAAAATCGGATTTAGAGCGTGAAGAAGTGAAAATCAAAGATGTTTCGAAGTTTTTAAAAGATGCTTTAATAGCTACCGAAGATAAATACTTTTACGAGCATAACGGTGTTGTTCCAAAAGCGTTATTCCGTGCTGTTTTTCAAGAAGTAACGAATTCCTCTACACAAACTGGAGGAAGCACGCTGACACAACAAATTATCAAAAATCAAATATTAACAAATGAAGTGTCCTTTGATCGAAAAGCTAAGGAAGTATTGTTAGCTCTCCGTTTAGAAAAGTTTTTTAAAAAGGATGAAATACTAGAAGCTTATTTAAATGTATCTACGTTTGGCAGAAATTCATCTGGCCAAAATATTGCTGGTGTTGAGTCGGCGGCTGAAGGGATATTTGGAGTCTCTGCAAAAAAGCTAAACCTTGCACAATCAGCTTTTATAGCCGGATTACCGCAAAGCCCGTTTATGTACACCCCATTTACAAATGGAGGAAAGCTTAAAAGCAAAGAAGGATTAGAGCCAGGTATCAACCGGATGAAACTGGTTTTAAATCGTATGCTTGATAATGGCTATATCTCGGAAAAGCAATATACCGATGCAACAAACTATAATATTGTTAAAGATTTTATCAAACCACAAAAAAGTCCACGGGAAAAATACCCATGGTTAACTTATGAGATCGAAGACCGTGCTCGAAATATCGTAGCCATTATATTGGCGCAAAAAGATGGATATAAAGAAAAAGAGTTAAATAAAAGTAAAAAATTATATGAAAAATACACTACCCTTGCCGATCGTAATATTCGACAAAATGGCTATAATATTCATACTACAATCAATAAAAAAATATATGATAAAATGCAAAAAGCAAAAAATGAATTTACTAGTTATGGACCAAATAAAACAGTGACAAAAATTGACCCAAAAACTGGTGAAGAAAAATCAGTAACAGAACCCGTTCAAATCGGCGGGATATTAATTGAAAATAAAACAGGAAAAATATTAAGCTTTGTCGGCGGCAGAAATTTCAAAAAAGAGCAGTTAAACCATGCTACCCAAGCAAGAAGACCAAATGGTTCAACAATGAAGCCGCTTCTAGTTTACGCCCCTGCGATGGAAATGGGTGTGACTGCCCCTGGCACTGTAATTGCTGATTCAGATACTGGTATTAGGTCTGGTGGTAGAGCATGGCCGACCAATTATTCAGGAAGATATTATGGGTTAGTTACAACTAGGGAAGCGTTAGCGAAATCACATAACGTCACCGCTGTCAAAGTGTATCAAAGAACGATTAATCAAAGACCAGCGAAATATCTTAAGAAAATGGGCTTTTCAGATTTAGTTCCCGGCGATTATGAGAACCTAGCAACTGCATTAGGTGGTCTTACCAATGGGGTCACTGTTGAAGAAAACGTTAATGCATATACAACCTTTGCTAATGACGGGAAATTTGTCGACGCTTATTTAATCGACAAAATTACAGACAAAGACGGAAAAGTAATATACAAGCATAAAGCAAAACCTGTGAATGTATTTAGCAGCCAAACTACTTATCTTATGCTTGATATGATGCGTGATGTTTTCAGGTATGGTACCGCAGCAAGTGTTCCTAGTATGCTTAAGTTTTCTGCTGATTGGGCGGGAAAAACAGGAACAAGTAATGATTATAAGGATTCATGGATCGTAGCATCGAATCCAAACGTCACATTCGGAACTTGGATTGGTTATGATACACCAAGCAGCTTAGAGGCTATTGGATATGAGGATTACAATATTAGAAACTATCGAATTTGGAGTAAATTAATCAATACTGCCTATGATGCAAATCCAAAACTAATCGATCCGGATGAAAGATTCAAAATGCCAAGTGGGATTGTTCAACGATCATTTTGTGCAATATCAGGAATGCTTCCGTCAGAAGGATGTGCCAATGCCGGACTAGTAAAAACTGATTTATTTAATAGTAAATATGTTCCTACAGAAACGGATAATAGTTTAATTCAAGGAAAATATGTTATCATTCATGGCAAAAAATATTTAGCACTTGATTCTACACCAGCAGAATTTGCACAATCAGGATTAATATTAAACCCTGACTTTGTCAAAAAGTTATCTAAAAGCGGCAATATTGATCCGGGACAATTGATACCGCCAAATGATCCACTTTGGAAAAAAATTCTTGCACCTGAAGATAAAATAAGTGATGACGGTAAAGCACCAGCATCTATAAAGCTTAATGCCTCAGGTGGCAAGCTCGTATGGCAAGCATCGAAAAGCCCTGATGTAGTTGGTTATCGAATCTATAGTGGCGGAAATAAAATAGGCTCAATTCCCGCTGATAACCATTTGTCCTTCTCTGCAGGAAACGGAACATATTATGTTGTCGCAGTAGACATTGCAGGTAAACAATCCGGTCCATCAAACGAAGTCACAATCGGCGCCAACACATCAAAGGATCAGAAGAAAAATCAAAATGAAAATTCAAAAGGAAACGACAAAAATCATACTAAAGACAAGAAAAACAAAAAGAAGTCATGA
- a CDS encoding sensor domain-containing diguanylate cyclase, translating into MEICAQNFILYYKSRLFDIMEDKLEKRIANWISIVVDCLDVTHAVYYKPQQENNNRNCFEYSFSNQPFDFPKCISAKMLHAIFIEGNYVGRDILKTLPNLSLFNAAFHLKYNGVEKGYLFLRANEDKISELISPNANSFIDESGKVIQIIEKQSDIINEEGRYKELFRVTEKFHSSMDVDVVLNEIIKALKIVFPNFTYNLILSNDLKHDKTLPIKELQFDHIDGTVMDSYVSGEIRIEKRCSENHTILYAPLCGKQGVYGVLEVVTYASFVFQNSEVEFIRLLANTGGSAFENAKLYEQSQTLIGDLQLINDTSHRLNSSTSLDETIQFLKSQIKKSFKTEDIGFVLIKDSEFTILDGSNRIFHSEEGKKCVEFIADNIRVKNEAILYSNIQNQLADETIPFSSLMAVPMIESDSLKGFCIVSHSIPYFFTFDMFKLFQSLIHHSTLAITNSMLREELERMVITDHLTQLFAKGFLNDEIKQSMEKDEEGTFILLDIDNFKKVNDTFGHQTGDEILVQVANIIQQNIRTSDIGARWGGEELAIYLPGASLKTGSQVAHRLVEAVYKNTNPKITVSCGVSYWNKKREDRVESLFNRADIGLYHAKERGKNRVVIKEENRIII; encoded by the coding sequence ATGGAAATATGTGCTCAGAACTTTATCTTATATTATAAATCTCGATTATTTGATATTATGGAAGATAAACTAGAAAAACGTATTGCTAATTGGATATCCATTGTCGTTGATTGTTTAGACGTAACACATGCTGTTTATTATAAACCGCAACAAGAGAATAATAATCGGAATTGTTTTGAATATTCATTTTCTAATCAACCATTCGACTTCCCAAAATGCATCTCTGCCAAAATGTTACATGCAATTTTTATCGAAGGTAATTATGTTGGTCGTGATATATTAAAAACGCTCCCAAATTTAAGCCTATTTAATGCTGCCTTTCATTTAAAGTATAACGGGGTGGAAAAGGGTTATTTATTTCTTCGAGCTAATGAAGATAAAATAAGTGAATTAATTTCTCCGAATGCAAACTCTTTTATAGATGAAAGTGGAAAAGTCATACAAATCATTGAGAAGCAGTCGGATATTATTAATGAAGAGGGTAGATATAAAGAGCTTTTTCGCGTTACGGAAAAATTCCATTCCTCAATGGACGTAGATGTTGTCTTGAATGAAATCATTAAAGCGTTAAAAATAGTTTTTCCCAACTTTACATATAATTTAATACTTTCGAATGATTTAAAACACGATAAAACGTTACCCATAAAAGAACTTCAATTCGATCATATTGATGGCACTGTCATGGATTCATATGTAAGTGGTGAAATAAGAATTGAAAAAAGATGTTCTGAAAATCATACGATATTATACGCCCCACTCTGCGGAAAACAAGGGGTATATGGTGTGTTGGAGGTTGTTACTTACGCCTCGTTTGTTTTTCAAAATAGTGAGGTTGAATTCATACGATTACTTGCAAATACTGGTGGCAGTGCATTTGAAAATGCCAAATTATATGAACAATCGCAAACATTAATTGGGGATTTACAACTAATCAATGATACCTCCCATCGATTAAACTCATCAACTAGCTTGGACGAAACCATTCAATTTTTAAAATCACAAATAAAAAAATCATTTAAAACAGAAGATATTGGATTTGTTCTAATTAAGGATAGCGAGTTTACTATTCTCGACGGGAGCAACAGGATTTTTCATTCAGAGGAAGGGAAGAAGTGTGTAGAATTTATTGCGGATAATATTCGAGTGAAGAATGAGGCCATTTTATATAGTAATATCCAGAATCAGTTGGCAGATGAAACAATCCCTTTTTCATCATTAATGGCCGTTCCAATGATTGAGAGTGATAGTTTAAAAGGTTTCTGCATTGTTTCGCACAGTATCCCCTATTTTTTCACGTTTGATATGTTTAAATTATTTCAATCATTAATTCATCATTCTACATTGGCAATTACAAATTCAATGTTAAGAGAAGAGTTAGAACGGATGGTCATCACTGATCATTTAACACAGCTATTTGCTAAAGGTTTTCTTAATGATGAAATTAAACAATCGATGGAAAAAGATGAGGAAGGTACCTTCATTTTACTCGATATTGATAATTTCAAAAAGGTAAATGATACTTTTGGACATCAAACGGGGGATGAAATTCTCGTTCAAGTGGCTAACATTATTCAACAAAATATTCGTACTTCAGACATAGGTGCACGTTGGGGAGGAGAAGAACTGGCCATCTATCTTCCAGGAGCTTCATTGAAAACGGGATCTCAAGTTGCCCACCGTTTAGTGGAAGCAGTTTATAAAAACACCAATCCCAAAATTACCGTTTCTTGCGGTGTTTCCTACTGGAATAAGAAAAGAGAAGATCGAGTAGAAAGCCTCTTTAACCGTGCAGATATCGGCCTTTATCATGCAAAAGAACGTGGGAAAAATCGAGTAGTCATTAAAGAGGAGAATAGGATAATTATTTAG
- the refZ gene encoding forespore capture DNA-binding protein RefZ, giving the protein MVNRKSSTKDTIVDAAILLFNIKGFDGTSIRDIAKKAKVNPANISYYFEGKQGLLEKCLIQFFEVYLEFLEEEVNLLRYDRPDYCMKRAVYKILAFQSKNHHLARFVWREVSIDSQIVREITSSYLMKERFLYKKLIEAIIPAQSHFDSNIGYLIIQLRSLMTMPFLNSQYIREVWNLFPQESYFVEKYYEQIDEWIETSIINHSRKINIPI; this is encoded by the coding sequence ATGGTAAATAGAAAAAGTTCGACTAAGGATACAATAGTAGACGCGGCGATTCTTTTATTCAATATAAAAGGTTTTGATGGAACATCTATTCGAGATATTGCGAAAAAGGCAAAAGTAAATCCGGCCAATATATCGTATTATTTTGAAGGTAAACAAGGCTTGCTTGAAAAATGTTTAATTCAATTTTTCGAAGTGTATCTTGAATTTTTAGAAGAAGAAGTAAATTTATTACGATATGACCGTCCTGACTATTGTATGAAACGAGCAGTGTATAAAATTTTAGCTTTTCAAAGCAAGAACCATCATCTGGCACGCTTTGTTTGGAGGGAAGTATCAATTGATTCACAGATTGTCCGTGAAATAACTTCATCATATTTAATGAAGGAAAGGTTTTTATACAAAAAGTTAATCGAAGCAATCATACCCGCTCAATCTCATTTCGATTCAAATATAGGTTATTTAATTATACAGTTAAGAAGCCTTATGACGATGCCATTTTTGAATAGTCAATATATAAGAGAGGTGTGGAACTTATTCCCACAAGAAAGTTATTTCGTAGAAAAATATTATGAACAAATTGATGAATGGATCGAAACATCCATCATAAATCATTCAAGAAAAATTAATATTCCAATTTAG